The Corynebacterium pseudopelargi genome contains a region encoding:
- the atpD gene encoding F0F1 ATP synthase subunit beta produces MTTALQEQNTQQAASVGRVVRVIGPVVDVEFPRGELPALYNALTVEVTLEAVAKTITLEVAQHLGDNLVRTVSMAPTDGLVRGAEVKDSGKPISVPVGDVVKGHVFNALGDCLDEPGLGRDGEQWGIHRDPPPFDQLEGKTEILETGIKVIDLLTPYVKGGKIGLFGGAGVGKTVLIQEMITRIAREFSGTSVFAGVGERTREGTDLFLEMEEMGVLQDTALVFGQMDEPPGVRMRVALSGLTMAEYFRDVQHQDVLLFIDNIFRFTQAGSEVSTLLGRMPSAVGYQPTLADEMGVLQERITSTRGKSITSLQAVYVPADDYTDPAPATTFAHLDATTELDRAIASKGIYPAVNPLTSTSRILEPGIVGERHYEVAQRVIHILQKNKELQDIIAILGMDELSEEDKITVQRARRLERFLGQNFFVAEKFTGIPGSYVPLSHTIDAFERICNGDFDHYPEQAFNGLGGLDDVEAAYKKMTEK; encoded by the coding sequence ATGACCACAGCTCTACAAGAGCAGAACACGCAACAGGCGGCTTCCGTCGGTCGCGTTGTGCGCGTCATCGGTCCGGTCGTCGACGTGGAATTCCCGCGCGGCGAGCTGCCGGCCCTCTATAACGCGCTGACTGTCGAGGTCACCCTCGAAGCAGTCGCCAAGACCATTACCCTCGAGGTGGCTCAGCACCTCGGCGATAACCTCGTGCGCACGGTGTCCATGGCACCGACCGACGGCCTCGTCCGCGGCGCTGAGGTCAAAGACAGCGGCAAGCCGATCTCGGTGCCCGTTGGCGATGTGGTGAAAGGCCACGTCTTCAACGCACTGGGCGATTGCCTCGACGAGCCCGGCCTCGGCCGCGACGGTGAGCAGTGGGGCATCCACCGCGATCCGCCGCCCTTCGATCAGCTCGAAGGTAAGACCGAAATCCTCGAAACCGGCATTAAGGTCATCGACCTGCTTACCCCCTACGTCAAGGGCGGCAAGATTGGCCTGTTCGGTGGTGCTGGTGTGGGCAAGACCGTGCTCATCCAGGAAATGATCACCCGTATCGCCCGCGAATTCTCCGGTACCTCGGTGTTCGCTGGTGTGGGTGAGCGTACCCGTGAGGGCACCGACCTCTTCCTGGAAATGGAAGAAATGGGCGTGCTTCAAGACACCGCCCTGGTGTTCGGCCAGATGGACGAGCCCCCAGGAGTTCGTATGCGCGTGGCGCTGTCCGGCCTGACCATGGCGGAGTACTTCCGCGATGTTCAGCACCAGGACGTGCTGTTGTTCATCGACAACATCTTCCGTTTCACCCAGGCTGGCTCCGAGGTTTCGACCCTGCTCGGTCGTATGCCTTCCGCCGTGGGCTACCAGCCCACCCTGGCTGACGAGATGGGTGTGCTCCAGGAGCGCATTACCTCTACCCGTGGTAAGTCGATTACCTCGCTGCAGGCCGTCTACGTGCCTGCCGACGACTACACCGACCCGGCTCCTGCCACCACCTTCGCGCACCTCGATGCCACCACCGAGCTTGACCGTGCGATTGCATCGAAGGGTATTTACCCCGCAGTGAACCCGCTGACTTCTACCTCTCGTATCCTCGAGCCCGGTATCGTCGGAGAGCGTCACTACGAGGTTGCCCAGCGTGTGATCCACATTCTGCAGAAGAACAAGGAACTGCAGGACATCATCGCCATCCTCGGTATGGACGAGCTTTCCGAAGAAGACAAGATCACCGTGCAGCGCGCACGTCGTCTGGAGCGCTTCTTGGGCCAGAACTTCTTCGTCGCAGAGAAGTTCACCGGCATCCCCGGCTCCTACGTGCCGCTGTCTCACACGATCGACGCCTTCGAGCGCATCTGCAACGGCGACTTCGACCACTACCCTGAGCAGGCCTTCAACGGCTTGGGTGGTTTGGATGACGTTGAGGCTGCCTACAAGAAGATGACCGAGAAGTAG
- a CDS encoding F0F1 ATP synthase subunit gamma, whose product MANLRELRDRIRSVNSTKKITKAQELIATSRITKAQARVEASQPYANEIHSVMERLASASSLDHPMLREREGGRRAAVLVVTSDRGMAGGYNYNVFKKAAELIRMLEDNGYEVVRYVTGNKGVGYYRFRDEPVAGAWTGFSQDPSWDETHDVRRHMIDGFIAGSNGTTKQRAGLNADEDQDVQGFDQVHVVYTEFESMLTQTAVVHQLLPIEPVIHTEPIQQGEDILTDAGDPHADVDFEPDADTLLEALLPKYVSRSLFAIFLEAAAAESASRRTAMKSATDNATALVKDLSRVANQARQAQITQEITEIVGGAGALAESGESD is encoded by the coding sequence ATGGCTAATCTTCGAGAGCTACGCGACCGTATCCGGTCAGTGAACTCAACGAAGAAGATCACCAAGGCTCAAGAGCTGATCGCAACCTCGCGCATCACCAAAGCTCAAGCCAGGGTAGAAGCTTCACAGCCCTACGCCAACGAGATCCACAGCGTCATGGAACGCTTGGCATCGGCGAGCTCCCTTGATCACCCGATGCTTCGCGAACGTGAAGGCGGACGTCGCGCTGCCGTGCTAGTGGTCACCAGTGACCGCGGCATGGCCGGTGGCTACAACTACAACGTGTTTAAGAAGGCAGCCGAACTCATTCGGATGCTTGAAGACAACGGCTATGAAGTAGTTCGCTATGTCACCGGTAACAAGGGCGTTGGCTACTACCGCTTCCGCGACGAGCCCGTGGCAGGTGCTTGGACTGGCTTCTCGCAGGATCCTTCGTGGGACGAAACACACGATGTGCGTCGCCATATGATCGATGGCTTTATCGCCGGATCCAATGGCACCACGAAGCAACGCGCTGGCTTGAACGCCGATGAAGACCAGGACGTTCAAGGCTTCGACCAGGTACACGTTGTGTACACCGAATTCGAGTCGATGCTGACCCAGACTGCCGTTGTGCACCAGCTTCTGCCGATCGAACCGGTGATTCACACCGAGCCGATCCAGCAAGGCGAAGACATCCTCACGGATGCCGGTGATCCACACGCAGATGTTGATTTCGAACCAGATGCAGACACCCTCTTGGAGGCACTGCTTCCTAAGTACGTGTCTCGCAGCCTGTTCGCAATCTTCCTCGAAGCAGCAGCAGCCGAATCCGCTTCACGCCGTACGGCCATGAAGTCGGCAACTGATAACGCAACTGCGCTGGTCAAAGACCTCTCGCGTGTTGCTAACCAGGCTCGCCAAGCACAGATTACCCAGGAAATCACAGAGATCGTCGGTGGCGCAGGCGCGCTCGCCGAAAGCGGAGAAAGTGACTAG
- the atpA gene encoding F0F1 ATP synthase subunit alpha, translating into MAELTISSDEIRSAIANYTSSYSAEASREEVGVVISAADGIAQVSGLPSVMANELIEFPGGVIGVAQNLDTDRIGVVVLGNYETLKEGDEVRRTGEVLSIPVGDKFLGRVINPLGQPIDGLGEIEAEEQRVLELQAPSVLQRQPVEEPMQTGIKAIDAMTPIGRGQRQLIIGDRKTGKTAVCIDTILNQKSNWESGDKNKQVRCIYVAIGQKGSTIAAVRKTLEEHGALEYTTIVAAPASDSAGFKWLAPFAGAALGQHWMYQGNHVLVIYDDLTKQAEAYRAISLLLRRPPGREAYPGDVFYLHSRLLERAAKLSDDMGAGSMTALPIIETKANDVSAFIPTNVISITDGQVFLESDLFNQGVRPAINVGVSVSRVGGAAQTKGMKKVSGSLRLDLAAYRDLEAFAAFASDLDAASKKQLDRGARLVELLKQAENAPQSVEHQIVTIWLAGNGHFDTVPVEDIRRFEAELVDHLHSATPEVFEQIAGGAQLSEESQEALVAATDDFKRTFQTTDGKPVINEPEVEALPADQVKKNTLNVKK; encoded by the coding sequence ATGGCGGAGCTTACGATCTCCTCCGATGAGATCCGTAGCGCGATTGCGAACTACACCTCGAGCTACTCCGCGGAGGCCTCCCGTGAGGAGGTCGGCGTGGTCATTTCCGCAGCTGATGGTATCGCCCAGGTATCCGGGCTACCTTCAGTCATGGCAAATGAGCTCATTGAGTTCCCCGGCGGCGTCATCGGCGTCGCACAGAACCTCGACACCGATCGCATCGGTGTGGTGGTCTTGGGTAACTACGAAACCCTAAAAGAAGGCGACGAAGTCCGACGCACCGGCGAAGTCTTGTCCATCCCCGTGGGTGACAAGTTCTTGGGCCGTGTGATCAACCCGCTTGGTCAGCCTATTGACGGCCTTGGCGAAATCGAGGCTGAAGAACAACGTGTGCTCGAACTGCAGGCACCTTCGGTGCTGCAGCGTCAGCCCGTGGAAGAGCCGATGCAAACCGGCATCAAGGCTATCGACGCGATGACCCCCATCGGCCGTGGTCAGCGTCAGCTGATCATTGGTGACCGCAAGACCGGTAAGACCGCGGTCTGCATCGACACCATCTTGAACCAGAAGTCCAACTGGGAGTCTGGCGATAAGAACAAGCAGGTTCGCTGCATCTACGTCGCCATTGGCCAGAAGGGCTCGACCATCGCAGCCGTGCGCAAGACGCTCGAAGAGCATGGCGCACTGGAGTACACCACCATCGTGGCAGCTCCTGCATCCGACTCCGCAGGCTTTAAGTGGCTCGCACCTTTCGCAGGTGCCGCTCTTGGCCAGCACTGGATGTACCAGGGCAACCACGTACTGGTGATCTACGATGATCTGACCAAGCAGGCCGAGGCATACCGTGCCATCTCCCTGCTGCTTCGCCGTCCTCCGGGACGCGAGGCTTACCCCGGTGACGTCTTCTACCTCCACTCCCGTCTGCTGGAGCGTGCTGCAAAGCTCTCCGACGACATGGGTGCAGGCTCGATGACCGCACTGCCGATCATCGAAACCAAGGCAAACGACGTGTCTGCCTTCATTCCCACCAACGTCATTTCGATTACCGACGGTCAGGTCTTCTTGGAGTCCGACCTCTTTAACCAGGGTGTTCGCCCGGCTATTAACGTCGGTGTCTCCGTTTCCCGTGTGGGTGGCGCAGCACAGACCAAGGGTATGAAGAAGGTTTCCGGTAGCTTGCGTCTGGACCTCGCTGCATACCGTGACCTGGAAGCGTTCGCCGCTTTCGCCTCCGATCTGGACGCCGCTTCTAAGAAGCAGCTTGATCGTGGCGCACGTCTGGTTGAGTTGCTCAAGCAGGCCGAAAACGCACCGCAGTCCGTAGAGCACCAGATTGTGACCATCTGGCTCGCAGGCAACGGCCACTTCGACACCGTTCCCGTCGAAGACATCCGTCGCTTCGAAGCCGAATTGGTTGATCATCTGCACTCTGCAACCCCTGAGGTATTCGAGCAGATCGCCGGTGGCGCTCAGCTTTCCGAAGAATCCCAAGAGGCACTCGTTGCAGCTACGGACGACTTCAAGCGCACCTTCCAAACCACTGATGGCAAGCCTGTGATTAATGAGCCTGAGGTCGAGGCACTGCCTGCCGACCAGGTGAAGAAGAACACGCTGAACGTGAAGAAGTAA
- a CDS encoding F0F1 ATP synthase subunit delta: MHAASREALAAVTSHLDQALWDAKEQATPTAAQIGAELFDVVDVLDQDRSLRVAVADASTSADQRAGLVAAVFEGKVSPATLEVVITSARETWSNPREFRAGLVSLGRRSLMRSAEGQGQLAQVEEELFQLSRILEREPQLTLLLDERSAAPSRRRDLMAKVLYGKVTAVTEALALQAIARPEHNVIDDIRAISDDVATLQGRTVAHVVAASPLSNEQTDALSHKLERIYGREMSIHSEVDPSLLGGMVIRVDDEVIDGSTSGKLERLRAHLV, encoded by the coding sequence ATGCACGCAGCGAGCCGCGAAGCACTAGCCGCCGTTACCTCCCACCTCGATCAAGCGTTGTGGGATGCAAAGGAGCAGGCCACCCCTACCGCAGCACAGATTGGCGCCGAGCTTTTCGACGTCGTCGACGTCCTGGATCAGGATCGTTCCCTGCGCGTTGCGGTTGCCGATGCTTCTACGAGCGCAGACCAGCGCGCCGGCTTGGTTGCTGCAGTGTTTGAGGGAAAGGTTTCCCCCGCGACGCTTGAGGTGGTTATTACCTCCGCACGCGAGACGTGGTCCAACCCGCGCGAATTCCGCGCAGGCTTGGTATCACTGGGACGCCGTTCGCTGATGCGCTCCGCCGAAGGTCAAGGCCAGCTCGCGCAGGTGGAAGAGGAGCTCTTCCAACTTTCGCGAATCCTGGAACGCGAGCCGCAGTTGACCCTGCTGCTCGACGAGCGCAGTGCTGCACCAAGCAGGCGACGTGACCTGATGGCGAAGGTGCTCTACGGCAAGGTCACTGCTGTGACCGAAGCCCTGGCACTGCAGGCCATTGCTCGACCGGAGCACAACGTCATCGACGACATCCGTGCTATCTCCGACGACGTTGCAACTTTGCAAGGTCGCACGGTTGCGCACGTGGTGGCCGCATCCCCCTTGAGCAACGAGCAAACCGACGCACTGTCGCACAAGCTAGAGCGAATTTATGGTCGCGAGATGTCCATCCACTCTGAGGTTGATCCCAGCCTCCTCGGCGGCATGGTCATCCGTGTAGACGACGAAGTTATCGACGGATCCACCTCGGGCAAGCTCGAGCGTCTCCGCGCACACCTCGTCTAA
- a CDS encoding F0F1 ATP synthase subunit B, with product MTNVIQYLAAEGEHLPWEEAPNPLLPAGYDIVWSLVVLVVVALLFTKLVLPKFQEVLAEREDRIKGGIQRAEAAQAEAKAALEKYNAQLAEARAEAAEIREEARAKGKQIEADMKAKATEESARIIESGERQLLAQREQVVTELRREMGQNSINLAERLLGDQLSDDIKRSGTIDRFLADLDTVSPAGK from the coding sequence ATGACGAACGTCATTCAATACCTTGCAGCAGAGGGAGAGCATCTGCCTTGGGAAGAGGCTCCTAACCCGCTCCTTCCTGCTGGATACGACATCGTCTGGTCGCTCGTCGTGCTCGTTGTGGTCGCGCTGCTGTTCACCAAGCTGGTGCTACCTAAATTCCAGGAAGTGCTGGCCGAGCGCGAAGATCGAATCAAGGGCGGTATCCAGCGCGCCGAGGCTGCTCAGGCAGAAGCCAAGGCCGCATTGGAGAAGTACAACGCACAGCTCGCTGAGGCCCGCGCCGAAGCAGCCGAGATCCGCGAAGAAGCCCGCGCTAAGGGCAAGCAGATCGAAGCTGATATGAAGGCAAAGGCCACGGAAGAAAGCGCTCGCATCATCGAATCCGGTGAGCGTCAGCTTCTTGCTCAGCGCGAGCAGGTTGTGACTGAACTTCGCCGCGAGATGGGGCAGAACTCCATCAATCTTGCCGAGCGTCTGCTCGGAGACCAGCTCTCCGACGACATCAAGCGTTCTGGCACGATTGACCGGTTCCTCGCCGATCTCGATACCGTGTCTCCCGCAGGAAAGTGA
- a CDS encoding ATP synthase F0 subunit C has protein sequence MNEVILAQGAEGITGNIATVGYGLGTMGPGIGIGILVGKALEGMARQPEMAGKLTTNMFIGIAFVEALALIGLAAGFVLT, from the coding sequence ATGAACGAAGTCATTCTGGCCCAGGGTGCTGAAGGCATCACCGGCAACATCGCAACCGTCGGCTACGGTCTGGGCACCATGGGTCCGGGCATCGGCATCGGCATCCTCGTGGGCAAGGCTCTCGAGGGCATGGCACGTCAGCCCGAGATGGCCGGCAAGCTGACCACCAACATGTTCATCGGTATCGCATTCGTTGAGGCCCTCGCCCTGATCGGCCTCGCCGCAGGCTTCGTCCTCACCTAA
- the atpB gene encoding F0F1 ATP synthase subunit A, giving the protein MATKGEFHAPTVEHEFFPEPIWFANSDWFAIDRLMFVRLLMGLVIVLFFGIAMRKPKLIPSGLQNVAEIMLDFVRINIAEEILGKKEAKRFLPVLATIFFIVLFGNLPSVIPFLNISPNARVGMPLVLAVFGYIAFIYAGAKRYGFFKYVKSSVVIPNLHPLLHLLVVPLEFLSTFILRPATLTIRLLANMLAGHIILVLLFSATNFFFWQLNGWTALSAVTIVAAVAFTLFELLVVFIQAYIFALLSAVYIELSLHADEH; this is encoded by the coding sequence ATGGCCACGAAGGGTGAATTTCATGCACCCACCGTGGAACACGAATTCTTCCCGGAACCAATCTGGTTTGCTAACAGTGATTGGTTCGCAATCGACCGTCTGATGTTCGTCCGTCTGCTGATGGGCCTGGTAATTGTCCTATTCTTCGGTATTGCGATGCGCAAGCCGAAGCTGATCCCAAGCGGCCTGCAAAACGTCGCGGAGATCATGCTGGACTTTGTCCGAATCAACATTGCTGAAGAGATCCTGGGCAAAAAGGAAGCAAAACGCTTCCTTCCTGTGCTCGCGACCATCTTCTTCATCGTGCTGTTCGGCAACCTACCTTCGGTGATCCCTTTCCTTAACATCTCGCCAAATGCCCGCGTGGGCATGCCTTTGGTGCTGGCTGTTTTTGGTTATATCGCCTTCATCTACGCAGGCGCGAAGCGCTACGGCTTCTTCAAATACGTGAAGTCTTCGGTGGTTATTCCTAATCTGCACCCCTTGCTGCACCTGCTCGTGGTGCCCCTGGAATTCCTCTCCACCTTCATCCTCCGTCCCGCAACGTTGACCATCCGTTTGTTGGCCAACATGCTGGCCGGACACATCATCCTCGTTCTGCTGTTTTCTGCCACGAACTTCTTCTTCTGGCAGCTCAATGGCTGGACGGCGCTGTCCGCAGTAACCATCGTTGCCGCGGTCGCGTTCACGCTATTCGAACTCCTGGTGGTCTTCATCCAGGCGTACATCTTCGCTCTGCTGAGTGCGGTGTACATCGAATTGTCGCTGCACGCTGACGAACACTGA
- a CDS encoding MraY family glycosyltransferase has product MGLGVAGVPLRELGLVLLVAASLTYLCTGAVRVIMVSSGRMAEIRERDVHSVPTPRLGGVAMFSGFLAAVFLADQLPALTRGFQPVTPEMNAVTWAAFIIVMVGVLDDLLELDAFTKLAGQILAGFVMSLLGLTWSVIYIPFGGGTTLVLDPVASTILTVLLTVTLINAINFVDGLDGLAAGLGGIAGLSILMFSLTVLHDQGGMVSAYPPAIIAAALVGICAGILPHNFEPARIFMGDTGSMLIGLLLAAGSTSASGKIDMSLFGVADVLALMSPLIVVVAAVFVPLLDLVMAVVRRMRAGKSPFSADKMHLHHRLLRMGHTHRRVVLVLYSWVSVVAFGAVAFSIVPPLVAIAFIVVSAAVAAVFTWRPRQRSQPTAVG; this is encoded by the coding sequence ATGGGGTTGGGAGTAGCCGGCGTACCGCTGCGTGAATTAGGGCTGGTGCTGTTAGTGGCAGCCTCATTGACGTATCTCTGCACAGGTGCGGTGCGCGTGATCATGGTCAGCAGTGGTCGCATGGCAGAGATCCGAGAGCGCGATGTGCACAGTGTGCCCACCCCTCGCCTTGGCGGGGTGGCGATGTTCTCTGGATTCCTGGCAGCGGTCTTTCTTGCAGACCAGCTTCCAGCCTTGACTCGCGGCTTCCAGCCGGTGACCCCGGAGATGAATGCCGTGACGTGGGCGGCTTTTATCATCGTGATGGTGGGCGTTTTAGATGATCTGCTAGAACTCGACGCCTTTACCAAGCTGGCAGGGCAGATCCTGGCCGGCTTCGTGATGAGCCTTCTGGGCTTGACTTGGTCGGTTATCTACATCCCCTTCGGAGGCGGCACCACGTTGGTGCTCGACCCCGTGGCTTCTACCATCCTGACGGTGCTGCTTACTGTCACGTTGATCAACGCCATCAACTTCGTCGATGGCCTCGATGGTCTTGCCGCGGGCTTAGGTGGCATTGCCGGGCTAAGCATCTTGATGTTCTCGCTTACCGTGCTGCACGATCAAGGCGGCATGGTCTCGGCTTATCCGCCAGCCATCATCGCGGCGGCGTTGGTGGGTATTTGCGCCGGCATTTTGCCCCATAACTTCGAGCCGGCACGCATCTTCATGGGCGATACCGGCTCCATGCTGATTGGCCTGCTGCTTGCTGCTGGCTCCACATCTGCCAGCGGCAAGATCGATATGAGCCTGTTCGGCGTAGCCGATGTGCTCGCGCTGATGTCTCCGCTGATTGTGGTGGTAGCCGCAGTGTTTGTGCCTTTGCTGGACTTGGTTATGGCAGTGGTGCGAAGGATGCGCGCAGGCAAATCGCCATTTTCTGCCGATAAGATGCACCTGCACCACCGCCTGCTTCGCATGGGCCATACCCACCGCCGAGTGGTGCTGGTGCTCTACTCCTGGGTTTCGGTGGTCGCCTTTGGCGCCGTGGCATTCTCCATCGTGCCGCCTCTTGTTGCCATCGCCTTTATCGTCGTCTCTGCGGCCGTGGCAGCGGTGTTTACTTGGCGCCCGCGTCAACGTTCGCAGCCCACTGCAGTAGGGTAG
- a CDS encoding L-threonylcarbamoyladenylate synthase yields MSRIFDCSNSATRQAGIKAAQAAVADGRLVVLPTDTLYGLGCDAFNNQAVANLLATKKRGPDMPVPVLVGSWDTARGLVHNFDHRLETLIEAFWPGALSIVVSQAPSLPWNLGDTRGTVLLRMPLHPIAIELLRETGPMAVSSANITGNTPPKTAIAAKQQLGDAVSVYLNGGETPVGQASTIVDVSGATPKVLREGSISAARIEEVLGTSVEVKQR; encoded by the coding sequence GTGAGCAGAATCTTCGATTGCAGCAATAGCGCCACCCGCCAGGCCGGCATCAAAGCAGCCCAGGCGGCCGTAGCCGACGGGCGTTTGGTGGTCCTACCCACCGATACGCTGTATGGACTCGGCTGTGATGCCTTCAATAACCAGGCGGTAGCCAACCTCTTAGCCACCAAAAAACGCGGCCCGGATATGCCGGTGCCCGTTCTGGTGGGAAGCTGGGACACCGCACGGGGATTGGTGCACAACTTTGATCACCGCCTGGAAACGCTCATCGAGGCATTCTGGCCCGGTGCCTTAAGCATCGTCGTTTCCCAAGCTCCGAGCCTGCCTTGGAACTTAGGCGATACCCGAGGCACCGTGTTACTGCGCATGCCTTTGCACCCTATCGCCATTGAGCTGCTGCGCGAGACTGGGCCGATGGCAGTATCGAGTGCCAATATCACCGGCAATACGCCACCTAAGACGGCGATCGCCGCCAAGCAACAGCTCGGCGATGCCGTCAGCGTCTACCTCAATGGGGGAGAGACCCCGGTGGGGCAGGCATCCACGATTGTGGATGTCTCCGGTGCCACGCCGAAGGTCTTGCGTGAAGGATCCATCAGCGCAGCGCGCATCGAAGAGGTGCTTGGCACCAGCGTCGAGGTCAAGCAGCGCTAA
- the prmC gene encoding peptide chain release factor N(5)-glutamine methyltransferase — protein MTHLAQALRQAEAILAQAGVASPLVDAKLIASDLLACSTLELHFHLNEPIPQGFWEAVERRKAREPLQYILGHAPFGPLELKVGPGVFIPRPETEVLADWAVKHTPPAATVVDFCTGSGALAAYIAHYCDAQVWAVERSVEAKAYAKRNLPSAVHLIQGDAGDLEHLAGLSHLEQSVDVVVSNPPYVPETKDLSPEVYFDPHEAVFGGKDGMALIPRLLAVAFRLLKDGGVIGVEHDDATSALVQEAFAQAGFSDIRVLKDFTGRARFVTGSKLSQRTSTILNGHS, from the coding sequence GTGACGCATCTAGCTCAAGCGCTGCGTCAGGCCGAGGCCATTCTTGCGCAAGCAGGGGTGGCCTCTCCGCTTGTCGACGCCAAACTGATCGCATCCGATCTGCTCGCATGCAGCACGCTGGAATTGCATTTCCACCTCAACGAGCCAATTCCGCAGGGGTTTTGGGAGGCCGTTGAGCGCAGAAAAGCTCGCGAACCACTGCAATACATCCTCGGCCATGCCCCCTTTGGTCCCTTGGAACTCAAGGTAGGCCCTGGCGTTTTTATCCCGCGGCCAGAAACTGAGGTGCTTGCAGATTGGGCAGTCAAGCACACCCCACCTGCTGCCACCGTAGTGGACTTTTGCACCGGCTCAGGTGCTCTTGCGGCATATATTGCCCACTACTGCGATGCACAGGTGTGGGCCGTGGAGCGCTCTGTAGAGGCAAAGGCTTATGCCAAGCGCAACCTCCCGTCGGCAGTGCACCTTATCCAGGGCGATGCGGGAGATCTCGAACACCTCGCTGGGCTTTCACACCTAGAACAATCGGTAGATGTGGTGGTGAGCAACCCACCCTATGTTCCAGAAACCAAGGATCTGTCACCCGAGGTGTATTTTGATCCCCACGAGGCTGTTTTTGGTGGCAAGGACGGAATGGCGCTGATTCCGCGCCTGCTTGCAGTGGCGTTTAGGCTGCTCAAAGATGGTGGAGTTATAGGTGTAGAACATGACGATGCCACCTCCGCCCTCGTGCAGGAGGCCTTTGCTCAAGCCGGTTTCTCAGACATTCGCGTATTAAAAGATTTCACCGGTCGAGCACGTTTTGTCACCGGGAGTAAACTAAGCCAACGCACTAGCACAATTTTGAATGGACACTCGTGA
- the prfA gene encoding peptide chain release factor 1 — protein sequence MANQVSAVDDIVAEYQGIEMQMADPETMGDQALFRKLSKRYSELQPIINVNNQLVQAREDHEAAAEMAHEDAEFKEEAQRLEGEIVNLEEQLADLLAPRDPHDGDDIVMEVKAGAGGEEAALFAGELVRMYQRYADKHGFSMEVLGLSESDLGGVKDMTLSIRSKQPSRDGAWSVFKFEGGVHRVQRVPVTESQGRIQTSAAGVLVYPEPDEVGEVEIDEKDLRIDVYRSSGKGGQGVNTTDSAVRITHLPTGLVVTCQKERSQIQNKARAMQVLAARLQAIAEEEANAEAAEGRAAQIRTMDRSERIRTYNWPENRITDHRIGFKANNLDSVLGGDLDDLFTALQAAERAERLEAE from the coding sequence GTGGCAAACCAAGTATCGGCGGTTGACGATATCGTCGCCGAGTACCAGGGCATAGAGATGCAAATGGCCGACCCAGAAACCATGGGCGACCAGGCGCTGTTTCGTAAGCTGTCCAAGCGATACTCCGAGCTGCAGCCGATTATCAATGTGAATAACCAATTGGTGCAGGCTCGTGAGGATCACGAGGCCGCAGCCGAGATGGCTCATGAAGACGCTGAGTTTAAGGAAGAAGCCCAGCGCCTCGAAGGCGAGATTGTCAATCTCGAAGAGCAGCTCGCTGATCTGCTTGCCCCGCGCGATCCTCACGATGGCGACGACATCGTCATGGAAGTCAAAGCCGGCGCAGGTGGCGAAGAGGCTGCCCTCTTTGCAGGCGAATTGGTGCGCATGTACCAGCGTTATGCCGATAAGCACGGGTTTAGCATGGAAGTGCTCGGCCTTTCGGAGTCGGATTTGGGTGGTGTGAAAGACATGACGCTTTCTATCCGCTCCAAGCAACCCTCCCGCGATGGTGCGTGGAGTGTGTTCAAGTTCGAAGGTGGTGTGCACCGCGTGCAGCGTGTGCCAGTCACCGAGTCGCAGGGGCGTATCCAAACCTCTGCCGCCGGTGTGCTGGTGTACCCCGAACCTGACGAGGTCGGCGAGGTCGAGATCGACGAAAAGGATCTGCGCATCGACGTCTACCGTTCTTCGGGCAAGGGCGGCCAGGGCGTGAACACCACCGACTCCGCTGTGCGCATCACCCACCTGCCTACCGGCTTGGTGGTGACCTGCCAGAAGGAACGTTCGCAGATCCAAAATAAGGCTCGCGCCATGCAGGTGCTGGCTGCTCGTTTGCAGGCTATTGCAGAAGAGGAAGCCAACGCCGAGGCCGCAGAAGGCCGCGCAGCCCAGATCCGCACCATGGATCGCTCGGAACGCATCCGCACCTATAACTGGCCGGAAAACCGCATCACCGATCACCGCATTGGTTTTAAAGCCAATAACCTTGACTCGGTGCTCGGCGGCGACTTGGACGATCTGTTCACCGCACTCCAGGCGGCTGAACGAGCAGAACGTTTAGAAGCGGAGTAA